The segment CACCGGTGCGCGCCAGCGTGAGGCCGAGCTGACGCTGCGCGTCTCGATGACCGGGAGCGAGCGTGAGTTCTTCCGCGAAGTTCTGCAGCCCCAGATTCAGTTCGCCGCGTTTCACGAACAGCATCCCGAGCCTGAAGTTCGCCTCGGGAATCGTCGGATCGAAGCGCAGGGCGTTTCGGTATGCCACGATCGCGGCCACGTCGGTGCCCTGGGACTCGAGCGAGCGCGCCAGCTCGAACTGCTCGCGCGCGCGTCGCCGCAGATCCGCCCGCAGCGTGTCCGCGAACGAACTGCGCCCCGGCGACAGCAGCGGGATGCGCTCGCGGTCGTTCGCTTCGGCCGCAGAGTCGAATCGAGTCGGAAGAAACAGCGTCGAGCCAGTTTCAGTCGAGAGCGGCGGATCCTGCGGGCGCGCCGGCCGCGCGTCGAACCATGCCACGACAAAGGCAAGCAGCAGCACGGATAGGGGGAGTCGGCGACGACTGAACGGGCGGGCGGAACGTCGCGTCGGGGAAAACATCGCCGACAATATAAAGGAAGTGCTTCCATTTCGCGTGAAAGTGCGGTGAATTAGCAGCCTGCCCCGTGATCGAGCGAGATCCAGGACGGTCTCGAGCGCGTCACTCATGAATGGCTCCGTCCCCCCCGGCAGACCATGGATCTCGACCACGTTCGTCGCATGGAGCGCGTCGAAGTCGCGGTATGGCGCGATCTCGTCTCGGCAGCTTCATCCGATGTTCGCAGAAATCTGGGACTCGTCGATGTGCAGTTTGCGGGCGGCATGGCGCTGCTGTGCTCGCGCCTGCCGAGCGTGCTGTTCAATCGCGCGTTCGGTTTCGGCCTCGAGCAGGCGGTGTGTGCCACCAACCTCGACGACCTGATCGAGTTGTATCGCTACGGCGGCCCGTTCGCGATCCAACCGAGCCCGGCGGTGTTGTGTCCCGGCACCGCGACGCTGCTCAAGAACCGCGGATTGCCCGCACGCTCGAGCTGGTCGTGTTGGACGCGCACCCTCGATGTGCCGATCGAACCGGTGCGCGCCCCGATCCGCGTGACACGCGTGCGCCGCGAGCAGGCCGAGACCTT is part of the Candidatus Eisenbacteria bacterium genome and harbors:
- a CDS encoding tetratricopeptide repeat protein — its product is MLLLAFVVAWFDARPARPQDPPLSTETGSTLFLPTRFDSAAEANDRERIPLLSPGRSSFADTLRADLRRRAREQFELARSLESQGTDVAAIVAYRNALRFDPTIPEANFRLGMLFVKRGELNLGLQNFAEELTLAPGHRDAQRQLGLTLARTGASEDGVRMLEGLLSRDPNDAESWHALGFAQQAAQQPAAAERSLRRAIALGAKGGEAHRDLGAVLAAVGRDREARAEYARAIAISPHDPSVWFNLGNLERRASHSDSALAA
- a CDS encoding GNAT family N-acetyltransferase; protein product: MDLDHVRRMERVEVAVWRDLVSAASSDVRRNLGLVDVQFAGGMALLCSRLPSVLFNRAFGFGLEQAVCATNLDDLIELYRYGGPFAIQPSPAVLCPGTATLLKNRGLPARSSWSCWTRTLDVPIEPVRAPIRVTRVRREQAETFAALTCGLLGEFTIAPWIAESVGRDRWTHYLALHRDEPVGAAALFVNGDDAWLSMGVTVEEYRNQGVQSVLIARRLLDAAGQGARWIRVETTDDRPNQPSPSSRIMQYAGFTLQYQRPSHVWLPPGLDKQSSPAE